CGCCAGAAGAACGATCAACACGCCGAGTTCCTCGGAGATGAACGCGACGCTCTCGCGGCCGTACTGCCCGAGCAGGATCGAGACGAGCGCCGGCGCGGGCGCGACCGTCGCGGCCTTCTGACTCGGGACCTCACCGATGAAGAACGTGGCCGCCAGGTGCAGCGTCACGGCGTAGAACACCCAGGCAACGACGAACGTGACGATGAGCGGGACGACGCCGCCGCCAGCGAGGCCACTCTGCAAGATCGGTGTCGAAACGCCCGAAGCGACGAGCGACGAAGACGCGAGAGCCCACATACCTGCGCTTCGGACGGGAGTGATTTGTACGCTGTTGTTCGAGCCAGCGAGCGAGGTGCTCAAAGTGATTACTGTAGGTCTGTTCCACATCGACCGCCCGGAGCCGGGCGGTCGTAGTGGTAAATCGCTACAGTAATCACTATCAGTCGAGCAGGCCGAGTTCTTCGAGCCGGGAGACGATCTTGTCGACCGCTTCCTCGGCGTCCTCGGGCTTCTTGCCGCCGGTGATGACGAGCTTGCCCGATCCAAAGAGCAGGGCAACGACGTCCGGGTCGTCGAGACGATAGACGAGACCGGGGAACTGCTCGGGCTCGTACTCGATGTTTTCGAGGCCGAGCCCGATCGCGATGGCGTTGAGGTTGAGATTCCGTCCCAGATCCGCAGAGGTGACGATGTTCTGGACGACGATCTCGGGATCCTCGTCGACCTGGATCTGCAGGTCGCGCAGCTTGTCGAAGACGATCCGCAGGCTCTCGTGGACGTCGTCCGTACTCTTTGCACCTGTACAGACGATCTTGCCGGATCGGAAGATCAGCGCCGCGGATTTGGGTTCCTGGGTCCGGTAGACCAGCCCCGGGAACTGCTCGGGATCGTAATCCGCCCCCTCCAGGTCCATGGCCACGCTCTGCAGATCGAGTTCCTGGCCGATGCCCGTCGAGGCGACGACGTTTTCGATGTTGATGGTTTCCTTGGGGTCAACCATGTCTCGGGCTAACAGTCGTATTTAAGTACTATAAAGGTTGGTATTTAAGATTTATAAAGACTGTCGATCTTACCCCGGCGAATCGATCGATATCGGCCGTATCGCGCCGTTTATGAACGTGCCGGGTCGTCCACCGAACGTGTACCTCCTCGAACTCGCCGGCCAGGATGATCGGTTCGCCATCGCCGAAGCGGCGACGGCCGCGAGTGACGTCACCCCGATCGCTGCGGGGCTGGCGACTGCCCGGGGACTCGGCGACGGTTTCGAGACGCTCGCGTTCGCCCACCGGGCGAGCGACCTCCTCGGGACCACGGGCGCGACGGTCGACAGCGCCGTCGCGCTGCTCGACGCGGCTACCCTGGATCGTGCAGGGTCCGTCGCCGTCCGTGCGCGTGACGTTCGCGGAACGACTGACGTCGACACGCAGGCCGCCGAGCGCGCCCTCGGTCAGGTCCTGGTCGACCGCGGATTCACCGTCGATCTCGACGACCCAGATCACGTCTTGCAGGCGCTCTTTTCGAACACCGACGACGCGAGCGCGGCCGACCCGGGCGAGAACGGCGTGGCCGCACTCGGTTGGCTCACCGTCGAGACCGACCGCGCGTTCGCCGACCGCCAGCCCACCGACCGGCCCTTCTTCCAGCCGGGCAGTATGTCTCCGCAACTGGCTCGCGCCCTGGTGAACCTCGCCGGTGCCGAGCCCAAAACGACGATCCTCGATCCGATGTGTGGCACCGGCGGGATCTTACTGGAGGCGGGTCGCGTCGGCGCGACGCCCATCGGCGGCGACGCCCAG
The Halapricum salinum genome window above contains:
- a CDS encoding methyltransferase domain-containing protein, whose product is MYLLELAGQDDRFAIAEAATAASDVTPIAAGLATARGLGDGFETLAFAHRASDLLGTTGATVDSAVALLDAATLDRAGSVAVRARDVRGTTDVDTQAAERALGQVLVDRGFTVDLDDPDHVLQALFSNTDDASAADPGENGVAALGWLTVETDRAFADRQPTDRPFFQPGSMSPQLARALVNLAGAEPKTTILDPMCGTGGILLEAGRVGATPIGGDAQTKMVRGTRQNLRELLDGDWHVYRGDASHIPIADDSVDGVVFDAPYGRQSKIEGDLEDLVADALAEARRVASQAVVVGDRSWAETAEESGWVVDATFERRVHRSLTRYIAVVR
- a CDS encoding DUF7473 family protein; the encoded protein is MWALASSSLVASGVSTPILQSGLAGGGVVPLIVTFVVAWVFYAVTLHLAATFFIGEVPSQKAATVAPAPALVSILLGQYGRESVAFISEELGVLIVLLATLLADALAISRVYDLAPKPTAVLTLLHFAFATAMGIALANLFGLL
- a CDS encoding TATA-box-binding protein; this translates as MVDPKETINIENVVASTGIGQELDLQSVAMDLEGADYDPEQFPGLVYRTQEPKSAALIFRSGKIVCTGAKSTDDVHESLRIVFDKLRDLQIQVDEDPEIVVQNIVTSADLGRNLNLNAIAIGLGLENIEYEPEQFPGLVYRLDDPDVVALLFGSGKLVITGGKKPEDAEEAVDKIVSRLEELGLLD